From one Marinobacter sp. LV10MA510-1 genomic stretch:
- the tenA gene encoding thiaminase II has product MPYQFEDLKNSCHAEWHAYIQHSFVQQLGDASLAPEAFQHYLKQDYLFLIQFARAYGLAVYKSPTLSDLKQAKEGLKAIVDIELDLHIRYCKEWGISEQELANLPEARATLAYTRYVLDTGNRGDLLDLHVALSPCMVGYGEIANWLNSRAETIRGDSNPYDAWITMYESTEFQEAMQSEIRWLNDRLADVSPARFDQLTRIFSDATRLEIDFWQMGLTRSD; this is encoded by the coding sequence ATGCCCTACCAATTTGAAGATCTAAAAAACAGCTGCCATGCCGAATGGCACGCTTACATCCAGCACAGCTTTGTGCAGCAGCTGGGCGATGCATCGCTTGCCCCAGAAGCCTTTCAGCATTACCTGAAGCAGGATTATCTGTTTCTGATTCAGTTCGCCCGTGCCTATGGCCTGGCGGTATACAAAAGCCCGACGTTGTCTGACCTGAAACAGGCCAAAGAAGGGTTGAAAGCGATTGTGGATATCGAGCTGGATTTGCACATTCGTTATTGCAAGGAGTGGGGTATTTCAGAGCAGGAGCTTGCCAACCTGCCGGAAGCCCGAGCAACCCTGGCGTACACGCGTTATGTGCTGGATACCGGCAACCGCGGTGACCTGTTGGATCTGCACGTGGCGCTTTCGCCCTGCATGGTGGGTTACGGTGAAATCGCCAACTGGCTGAACAGCCGGGCGGAAACCATTCGGGGCGACAGCAATCCGTATGATGCCTGGATTACCATGTACGAAAGCACCGAGTTTCAGGAAGCCATGCAGTCAGAGATACGCTGGTTGAACGACAGGTTGGCCGACGTTTCCCCCGCCAGGTTCGATCAACTGACTAGAATATTCAGTGACGCTACCCGCCTTGAAATCGACTTTTGGCAGATGGGGCTCACCCGGAGTGATTGA
- a CDS encoding DUF4139 domain-containing protein produces MIKKNLLALAIAALPISAMAEITQATLYPSHGDLTWQETQTVKQGNGVIAIDRLPVSLQDQSVRVSLGGVAGAQIQQIEIGRIEQAGYISEQTQRLRNELTQVQEQLQAQEDAIQAWNQQVTLMTKAAENPHELSATQLSDMAAALKQTTLEALAEIRGIRTQMRDDIALKDRLERELSQAQQNARASKTAQIHYRAPAGGDLTITLEFQSNEARWRSEYNAQLNSRVAGQEGSDQKSGELTLQHLAVVQQTTGDDWSNVELQLSTANARRGTNMPALDSWVVSPAQPDLLERQMKSSALMLNSSATAESQADFGASVERQSTFTQSYRLAQPVSVPSGGNGQRLIVAEHTVAVEMAVWTAPAYDPTGYVHATGIFTADAPIPAGPVQLFRDGQSVGSTYLPEMTNGEELRLGFGVDEAIRVAVINETERTGEEGIWKSEQVQRRQNRFEITNHHDEAVNVRIFDRMPVSQIDILTVEPLQISEPVERNVDDKKGVLAWNRTVPAGETVSVQSGFEVRVPQGKQLPDL; encoded by the coding sequence ATGATCAAAAAAAATCTTCTGGCTTTAGCCATTGCAGCCTTACCAATCAGCGCCATGGCAGAAATCACCCAGGCCACCCTCTACCCCTCCCATGGCGACCTGACCTGGCAAGAAACTCAAACGGTGAAACAGGGAAATGGCGTTATTGCTATTGACCGCCTGCCCGTCAGCCTGCAGGACCAAAGTGTGCGCGTATCACTGGGCGGAGTCGCCGGTGCGCAAATCCAGCAGATTGAGATTGGCCGCATTGAGCAAGCCGGGTACATCTCAGAACAAACCCAGCGGTTGCGTAACGAGCTGACCCAAGTGCAAGAACAACTTCAGGCGCAAGAAGACGCGATTCAAGCCTGGAACCAGCAAGTCACCCTGATGACCAAAGCCGCCGAGAACCCGCACGAACTGTCGGCCACCCAATTGAGCGACATGGCTGCCGCCTTGAAGCAGACAACATTGGAAGCACTGGCAGAAATTCGCGGCATACGCACCCAAATGCGTGACGACATAGCCCTGAAAGATCGCCTGGAACGGGAACTGTCACAAGCGCAGCAAAACGCCCGGGCCAGCAAAACAGCACAGATTCATTACCGCGCCCCTGCCGGTGGCGATTTGACCATCACACTGGAATTCCAAAGCAACGAAGCGCGCTGGCGCAGCGAATACAACGCCCAACTGAACTCCCGGGTAGCGGGTCAGGAAGGCAGCGACCAAAAAAGCGGTGAACTAACGCTACAACATCTCGCCGTTGTGCAGCAGACCACCGGTGATGACTGGAGCAACGTTGAACTGCAACTATCAACCGCCAATGCCCGGCGTGGAACCAACATGCCAGCTCTGGATTCCTGGGTGGTTAGCCCGGCACAGCCTGATTTGCTGGAGCGCCAGATGAAATCTTCCGCCCTCATGCTTAACAGCAGCGCCACGGCCGAATCCCAGGCAGACTTCGGCGCCAGCGTAGAGCGCCAAAGCACCTTTACCCAGAGCTACCGCTTGGCGCAGCCTGTCAGCGTTCCAAGCGGCGGCAATGGCCAGCGCCTTATCGTAGCCGAGCACACAGTAGCGGTGGAAATGGCAGTATGGACAGCACCGGCGTATGACCCAACAGGCTATGTGCACGCCACGGGGATATTCACCGCCGATGCCCCCATACCCGCCGGCCCCGTGCAGCTGTTCCGCGATGGCCAGAGTGTCGGCAGTACCTACCTGCCTGAAATGACCAACGGCGAAGAACTGCGCCTGGGCTTCGGTGTGGATGAAGCCATACGGGTTGCCGTCATCAACGAGACTGAACGCACCGGCGAAGAAGGCATCTGGAAAAGCGAACAGGTACAACGCCGGCAAAACCGCTTTGAAATCACCAATCATCACGACGAGGCTGTAAACGTGCGGATATTTGACCGCATGCCGGTGTCGCAAATCGACATCCTCACCGTAGAACCGCTGCAAATAAGCGAACCGGTAGAACGCAACGTCGACGACAAAAAAGGCGTATTAGCGTGGAACCGCACCGTACCGGCTGGCGAAACAGTCAGCGTGCAATCCGGATTTGAAGTGCGCGTGCCACAGGGCAAACAGCTGCCCGATCTGTAA
- a CDS encoding 5'-nucleotidase, whose product MSYPIEQKLVIAVASSALFDLSNSDRVFREQGEKAYRKYQETHLTKPLRKGVAFPFVKRFLSVNQKFPEQCPVEVVLLSRNSVITGKRVFHSIHHHGLNISRAAFLEGKSPYAYIPAFNASLFLSANASDVSQAIDYGHPAGTVLPSKVVDDEGDPELRIAFDFDGVIADDASERVFKAGSLEDFQEHETSRSQIPHSPGPLADLFRKLSHLQKLEDQAVMDDPDYRRILRIAIVTARNAPSHERVITTLEHWGVDANEVFFLGGMKKDRILKVLKPHIFFDDQRSHLQSDAGDIPMVHIPFGVANIHAITQSK is encoded by the coding sequence ATGTCCTACCCTATCGAACAAAAGCTCGTTATTGCGGTGGCGTCCAGCGCCCTGTTTGATTTGTCCAATTCCGACCGTGTGTTTCGCGAACAAGGTGAAAAAGCCTACCGGAAGTATCAGGAGACTCATCTGACCAAGCCGTTGCGAAAAGGCGTCGCCTTTCCGTTTGTAAAACGTTTTTTGAGTGTGAACCAAAAATTTCCAGAGCAGTGCCCGGTAGAAGTGGTCTTGCTTTCGCGAAACTCGGTCATTACCGGCAAACGAGTATTTCATTCTATTCATCACCACGGCCTGAATATCAGCCGCGCAGCCTTTCTGGAGGGCAAATCGCCCTATGCTTATATTCCAGCGTTCAATGCCTCGCTGTTTCTATCGGCCAATGCCAGCGATGTGTCGCAAGCGATAGACTACGGCCACCCGGCTGGTACGGTGTTACCCAGCAAAGTGGTGGATGATGAAGGTGACCCAGAGCTGCGCATAGCGTTTGATTTTGATGGTGTAATTGCGGATGACGCTTCAGAACGGGTATTCAAAGCCGGCTCGTTAGAGGATTTTCAAGAGCACGAGACGTCTCGCTCCCAAATTCCGCACAGCCCCGGCCCACTTGCGGATTTGTTTCGTAAGCTCTCGCACTTGCAAAAGCTGGAAGACCAGGCGGTGATGGACGATCCCGACTATCGACGGATATTGAGGATCGCCATCGTGACCGCCCGCAATGCGCCCTCCCATGAACGCGTGATTACAACCTTGGAACACTGGGGCGTGGATGCCAACGAAGTTTTCTTCTTGGGTGGAATGAAGAAAGACCGAATCCTGAAGGTGCTAAAGCCCCACATTTTTTTTGATGACCAACGATCGCACCTGCAATCCGATGCGGGAGATATTCCGATGGTTCATATCCCGTTTGGGGTGGCGAATATTCATGCAATTACACAGTCAAAATAA
- a CDS encoding methyltransferase domain-containing protein has product METAHADAKLHVATGGKAGGGMTYAPYNLNAKKFFSQYQSLIFEQVHSDWLPQLDAKSGLALDVGAGSGRDAAALSDRGWDVVAVEPAAGLRELGQNATKDKSVQWIDDQLPDLNQVRKLSYRFNLILISAVWMHIPPTARERAFRILAELLAPGGMLVVTLRHGPGDGERVFYDVSREELEAFAKHRALIPVALPTGRNDDELKRPEVSWETFAFRLADDGTGALPTIRHIIVNDNKFSTYKLGLLRALVRIADGAPGLALNRSDDWVELPLGAVGLFWIMLYRPLILKHHLRQAPGAGGYGFAKEDFFKLQDFSPLDFRVGMRLSADVAPVVLRAIRDACANILKNPAHFTTWPGSNRPIFEGGPARVTIKNEPARLDKATLSQFGTFRVPSFLWDAFSRYACWIEPAIVNEWIGLMSGWDVRYSMDVYHQGLQWVEGRRDTSTVRQLVEQKLQTGKVECIWTARNLKDKRFDVDHCFPWSRWQNNDLWNLMPSTHTANAAKSEKLPADSLLKQSRPRVLNWWDQAILGSVREEQFFSEAEAALPLLGQRRTVEGVFEGMLQQRLRLKTNLQLAEWLGV; this is encoded by the coding sequence TTGGAAACTGCGCACGCCGATGCCAAACTTCATGTGGCAACAGGCGGCAAAGCTGGCGGTGGCATGACGTACGCGCCCTACAACTTGAATGCCAAAAAGTTCTTCAGCCAATACCAGTCCCTGATTTTTGAACAGGTCCACAGCGACTGGCTGCCCCAGCTGGATGCCAAAAGCGGCTTGGCCCTGGACGTCGGCGCCGGCAGCGGCCGAGATGCTGCGGCGCTATCAGATCGCGGTTGGGATGTGGTCGCGGTGGAGCCTGCGGCGGGTTTACGGGAGCTCGGCCAGAACGCGACTAAAGACAAAAGCGTTCAGTGGATTGACGACCAGTTGCCAGACCTTAATCAGGTTCGAAAACTGAGTTATCGCTTTAACCTGATTCTGATTTCTGCGGTTTGGATGCATATCCCGCCAACCGCTCGTGAACGAGCGTTTCGAATCCTGGCTGAGTTGTTAGCGCCGGGAGGAATGCTGGTGGTTACGCTTCGGCACGGCCCCGGCGATGGTGAGCGTGTTTTTTATGATGTTAGCCGGGAAGAACTGGAGGCATTTGCCAAGCATCGGGCGTTGATTCCGGTTGCGTTGCCAACCGGGCGCAATGATGATGAGCTGAAGCGCCCCGAGGTTTCTTGGGAAACATTTGCGTTTCGGTTGGCGGACGATGGCACCGGTGCGCTGCCAACGATTCGGCACATCATCGTTAATGACAATAAATTCTCGACTTATAAATTAGGACTGCTTCGTGCCCTTGTTCGAATCGCTGACGGTGCGCCGGGTTTGGCGCTTAACCGAAGCGATGACTGGGTGGAACTTCCGCTTGGTGCAGTCGGGCTGTTCTGGATTATGCTTTACCGCCCATTAATTCTAAAACATCACCTGAGGCAGGCGCCCGGTGCGGGTGGGTACGGATTTGCCAAGGAAGATTTCTTCAAACTGCAGGATTTCAGCCCTCTGGATTTCCGGGTAGGCATGCGGCTGTCAGCCGATGTCGCGCCGGTGGTGCTTCGTGCTATTCGCGACGCTTGCGCGAATATTCTCAAGAACCCTGCACATTTTACAACCTGGCCCGGCAGTAACCGCCCAATCTTTGAAGGTGGCCCGGCCAGAGTGACCATCAAAAACGAACCGGCGCGTCTGGACAAGGCAACGCTGTCGCAATTCGGTACTTTCCGCGTTCCCTCGTTTTTGTGGGACGCGTTCAGTCGCTATGCCTGTTGGATTGAGCCGGCGATTGTGAATGAATGGATCGGGTTGATGAGCGGCTGGGACGTGCGTTATTCCATGGATGTCTATCATCAGGGTTTGCAATGGGTTGAAGGCCGCCGCGATACGTCTACGGTTCGTCAGCTTGTTGAGCAGAAGCTCCAGACCGGAAAAGTCGAATGCATTTGGACTGCGAGGAATCTGAAGGATAAGCGGTTTGACGTGGACCACTGTTTCCCCTGGTCACGTTGGCAAAATAACGATCTGTGGAACTTGATGCCTTCAACTCATACCGCCAATGCGGCGAAGTCTGAAAAATTGCCTGCGGATTCGCTGCTGAAACAGTCACGCCCGAGGGTGCTGAACTGGTGGGATCAGGCGATACTTGGGTCGGTGCGTGAAGAGCAGTTCTTTTCAGAGGCGGAAGCGGCGCTTCCGCTACTTGGCCAACGCCGCACCGTCGAAGGTGTTTTCGAGGGAATGCTTCAGCAGCGTTTGAGGTTGAAAACGAATCTGCAGCTTGCGGAGTGGTTGGGGGTATGA
- a CDS encoding type II toxin-antitoxin system Phd/YefM family antitoxin yields the protein MESVNMHEAKTRLSQLVARAQKGEAFIIAKAGKPVARVTAIDAPEFAQQKRVGFLKGQLNIPDDFDRMGQDCIAEMFGG from the coding sequence ATGGAATCTGTCAATATGCATGAAGCTAAAACCCGTTTGTCCCAGTTGGTGGCAAGGGCGCAGAAAGGTGAAGCGTTTATCATCGCAAAAGCGGGCAAGCCTGTTGCACGAGTAACCGCGATTGATGCGCCCGAGTTCGCGCAACAGAAGCGTGTGGGCTTTCTGAAGGGACAGCTTAACATTCCTGATGATTTTGATCGTATGGGGCAGGATTGTATTGCCGAGATGTTTGGGGGCTGA
- a CDS encoding glutamine amidotransferase-related protein, whose amino-acid sequence MTLKVGILAAGITPDNLLPEFGSYADMFKDLFKRAGYEFDYATFEVRDDDFPGSASDCDAWVITGSKANVYEDLPWMRRLKLLILDIYQADRPMLGICFGHQIIAEAFGGSVDKYSEGWGAGLHHYELLPGVSAVKPNSNEFTLSAMHQDQVVVKPDQANVLAFSAFCPYAALQYDNRILTFQAHPEFDVTFETRLVRHLRGQSLPEGDADQALDELVGPSAATDSLAIADWMARFVIRN is encoded by the coding sequence ATGACCTTGAAAGTTGGCATTCTTGCCGCCGGTATTACGCCGGACAATCTGCTACCCGAATTCGGCTCTTACGCTGACATGTTCAAAGATCTGTTCAAACGGGCCGGCTATGAATTTGACTATGCAACGTTTGAGGTACGTGACGACGACTTTCCCGGCTCGGCCAGTGACTGCGATGCTTGGGTTATAACCGGCTCGAAGGCGAATGTTTATGAAGATCTGCCTTGGATGCGACGCCTGAAGTTGCTGATTCTGGACATTTACCAAGCCGACCGCCCCATGCTGGGTATCTGTTTTGGCCACCAGATTATTGCTGAGGCCTTCGGTGGCTCTGTGGATAAGTACTCTGAAGGTTGGGGCGCTGGCCTGCACCATTACGAGTTGCTTCCCGGGGTAAGCGCCGTGAAGCCGAATAGCAACGAATTTACCCTCAGTGCGATGCACCAGGACCAAGTGGTGGTGAAGCCCGATCAAGCCAATGTTCTGGCGTTTTCTGCGTTTTGTCCCTACGCGGCTCTGCAATACGACAATCGCATTTTAACCTTTCAGGCACACCCCGAATTCGATGTGACGTTTGAAACACGGCTTGTTCGTCATCTTCGAGGTCAGTCTTTGCCGGAAGGTGACGCTGACCAGGCGCTGGATGAGCTGGTTGGGCCTTCCGCAGCCACGGACTCCCTGGCGATTGCAGACTGGATGGCGCGCTTCGTGATACGAAATTAG
- the tnpA gene encoding IS200/IS605 family transposase has translation MKRSHNSCIYKLQYHLVLVTKYRHKCLNDEMLLWLEDEFIRLLSADDCGLDELNGETDHIHALITLHPMITPAKLINTLKTVSSRMIKKEYGAQLKQYYWGTNALWSRSYCLLSVGGAPISVLRAYIENQDRPK, from the coding sequence ATGAAAAGAAGCCATAATTCCTGCATCTACAAACTCCAATATCATTTGGTCCTGGTGACCAAATACCGACACAAATGCCTGAATGACGAGATGCTGCTCTGGCTTGAAGATGAGTTTATCCGACTGTTAAGCGCCGATGATTGCGGTCTGGACGAGCTCAATGGCGAGACGGATCATATTCACGCGCTCATCACGCTTCACCCGATGATCACGCCGGCAAAGCTGATCAACACGCTGAAAACCGTCAGCAGCCGGATGATTAAGAAAGAGTATGGGGCGCAACTCAAGCAGTACTACTGGGGCACAAACGCGCTTTGGAGCCGATCGTACTGTTTATTGTCGGTGGGTGGCGCACCGATCAGCGTTCTTCGTGCGTACATCGAAAACCAAGACCGACCAAAATAG
- a CDS encoding zeta toxin family protein — MSDQQVTDTAIAIAKKIKKKIARKIVDHLPQEAAAVSVFMAGSPDAGKTETARQMIKMFRDSSGVELVHIENDELRKEFEEYTGLNSPLFQTPATLLVEAIHDRALQRGVSFVLDSTLSSFDKAKSNIERSLKRDRSVFVIFVYQEPAQAWRLVQAREAVEGRRVPKEVFVEQFIESQRVVSDLKKVFKNQIDITFIEKNIDGQNNMPCFDVTDIDALLGKKYNRETLEMIVGLR, encoded by the coding sequence ATGAGCGATCAGCAGGTCACGGACACCGCTATTGCAATAGCGAAAAAAATTAAAAAAAAGATTGCGAGGAAAATAGTCGACCACCTTCCTCAGGAAGCCGCCGCGGTCTCTGTTTTTATGGCCGGCTCACCAGACGCAGGCAAGACAGAGACTGCCAGGCAGATGATAAAGATGTTTCGCGATAGTTCGGGTGTTGAGTTAGTTCATATTGAGAATGATGAGCTGAGGAAAGAGTTCGAAGAGTATACTGGTTTAAATTCACCTTTGTTCCAGACCCCCGCAACGCTCTTGGTTGAAGCAATTCATGACCGAGCTTTGCAGCGAGGTGTTAGTTTTGTTTTGGACTCGACCCTGTCGAGCTTTGATAAGGCAAAAAGTAATATAGAGCGTTCGTTGAAGCGTGACCGGAGTGTTTTTGTGATTTTTGTCTACCAAGAACCTGCTCAGGCGTGGCGTTTGGTGCAAGCAAGAGAGGCCGTTGAGGGAAGACGAGTTCCGAAAGAGGTTTTTGTCGAGCAGTTTATTGAGTCCCAGCGAGTTGTTAGCGATCTTAAAAAAGTTTTTAAAAATCAAATAGATATAACGTTCATAGAAAAAAACATTGACGGTCAGAATAATATGCCGTGCTTCGATGTGACTGATATTGACGCTCTGCTAGGTAAAAAGTACAATCGCGAAACTCTAGAGATGATAGTCGGTTTAAGATAA
- a CDS encoding type II toxin-antitoxin system VapC family toxin, giving the protein MNLLLDTHILLWAASDAMQLSPEAKELILDQENTLYFSAASLWEVVIKNGLGREDFKVDPHLLRRGLVENGYRELPITSQHTLAVGHLPDIHKDPFDRILVAQAQAEGFLLLTADELVMRYPGPIRCV; this is encoded by the coding sequence GTGAATCTATTGCTCGATACCCACATTTTATTGTGGGCGGCTTCGGATGCGATGCAGCTTTCGCCAGAGGCTAAAGAATTAATACTTGATCAGGAAAATACGCTGTACTTTAGCGCGGCCAGTTTGTGGGAAGTTGTTATAAAAAATGGCCTGGGCCGTGAGGATTTTAAGGTAGATCCACACCTCTTACGTCGTGGCTTGGTTGAAAATGGGTATCGTGAACTGCCTATCACATCTCAGCATACCCTTGCGGTTGGTCATCTCCCTGATATACATAAAGATCCGTTTGATCGCATTCTTGTGGCTCAAGCTCAAGCCGAGGGCTTCCTGTTGCTAACGGCTGATGAGTTGGTTATGCGTTATCCAGGCCCAATTCGTTGTGTTTAG
- a CDS encoding DUF3427 domain-containing protein has product MQQTGIYEQLITKLIQSRLNREKFYVGERQLNSTEASVWLSRFLSNVLEFAIDSVPSGDDRLQAQIELSNQLLMWLKGQIQDNGFLEENLLDSQGKILTALYELENPVASNLKQYVEDIFPLTGLTQSELFSGSNAGLSLESELKREILSADRIYWLVSFIKWAGIRIFRKELEAFAASGRELKIITTSYMGATDAKAVEYLASLPNTEVKLSYNTERERLHAKSYLFLRSTGFHTGYIGSSNLSRSALTNGLEWNLKITSQEIPHIIKKSLSTFETYWASDEFERFDGQAESAEKLKRALKQQKGLGEFSVSHFFEITPFPHQKDILEQLSVERDVHQRFRNLVVAATGTGKTLISAFDFQRFVKAKPNANFLFVAHREEILRQAREAYRGVLRNSAFGELWVGGQLPDHYRQLFVSIQTLNNQLDQLKLTEDYYDYIVIDEVHHIAASSYRAVLEHFTPSILLGLTATPERHDGGDILCDFGGVIAAELRLPEAINRRYLCPFQYFGIDDDTDLRTIPWSRGRYDVAQLTNLYTHNHSRVNKILRSLREIVTDIKSMKALAFCVSRDHANFMVQQCLLNGIKADVLTSDNSHERQQKQQAIRSGQINVLCVVDIFNEGIDIPEVDTLLFLRPTESLTIFLQQLGRGLRLSEGKECCTVLDFVGNSRPEYDFANKFRALVGKSERSITEELKQGFPHAPLGCRIELTKKTQEMVLSNIRQATLTMKCLVSLIRQFPQHSTQRLTLKNFITHHPHIDLNELYKRGSWSELVSKAEGGEVADDLPFKLAKKGIYSRILTCDDHQYLLFLKTLCRAGFSWDEVDRRRVLMCHYDFWQKTGPDLEFESLVQSLVELGKLGLDRELVDVLDWKLAQTKHEQSAMPDLPEVPLCLHARYSREQILVGFGATTFEKQPPSREGVFVIQDQNIELLFVTLDKNEKQFSPTTMYHDYAINERLFHWQSQNSARPDRGRGRDYIHHSNIDKRLFLFVREQAKDEYGRTMGFVNYGELGYVSHTGSQPMSITWKLRTPMPNFMWQQAAKLAVA; this is encoded by the coding sequence ATACAGCAAACCGGAATCTACGAGCAGCTAATCACAAAGCTCATCCAAAGCCGCTTGAATCGTGAAAAGTTCTACGTTGGAGAGCGACAGTTAAATAGCACAGAGGCCTCTGTGTGGCTGTCACGCTTTCTGTCTAATGTCCTTGAATTTGCCATTGACTCGGTACCCTCGGGCGATGACAGGTTGCAGGCGCAAATCGAGCTTTCCAACCAGTTATTGATGTGGCTAAAAGGGCAGATTCAGGACAATGGTTTTTTGGAAGAGAACCTCCTTGATAGCCAAGGGAAGATTCTGACCGCTCTGTATGAATTGGAAAACCCGGTTGCTTCGAACCTCAAGCAATACGTTGAAGATATTTTTCCTCTCACCGGGCTAACCCAGAGTGAACTGTTCTCGGGTAGCAACGCAGGCCTATCGCTGGAGTCCGAACTTAAGCGCGAGATACTGTCAGCAGACAGGATTTACTGGCTGGTATCATTTATTAAGTGGGCCGGGATTCGTATTTTCAGAAAAGAGCTGGAAGCATTCGCAGCCAGTGGCCGTGAGCTGAAAATCATCACCACCTCTTATATGGGAGCAACGGATGCAAAAGCCGTTGAGTATCTGGCCAGCCTGCCAAACACCGAAGTGAAGCTGAGCTACAACACCGAACGCGAAAGGTTACACGCCAAAAGCTACTTGTTCCTCCGGAGTACAGGCTTTCATACCGGTTACATTGGTTCATCAAACTTATCCCGTTCTGCGCTTACCAATGGCCTTGAGTGGAACCTGAAGATCACGTCTCAGGAAATTCCGCACATCATCAAAAAATCTCTCAGCACCTTCGAAACTTACTGGGCGTCGGACGAATTTGAGCGGTTTGATGGGCAGGCTGAGAGTGCCGAAAAGCTCAAGCGCGCACTGAAACAGCAAAAAGGATTGGGTGAATTCAGCGTATCCCATTTTTTCGAGATCACGCCGTTTCCACATCAGAAGGATATCTTGGAGCAGCTGTCTGTTGAAAGAGACGTACACCAGCGTTTTCGAAACCTCGTGGTGGCGGCCACAGGTACCGGAAAGACGCTGATCTCGGCGTTTGATTTCCAGCGATTTGTGAAAGCAAAACCGAATGCGAATTTTCTGTTTGTGGCCCACCGGGAAGAAATCCTGCGACAGGCCCGTGAAGCTTACCGGGGCGTATTGAGAAACAGCGCCTTCGGAGAGCTCTGGGTTGGCGGGCAGTTGCCCGATCATTACCGCCAGTTGTTCGTATCCATTCAAACTTTAAATAACCAGCTGGACCAGCTGAAACTGACTGAGGATTACTACGACTACATTGTGATCGATGAGGTACACCATATCGCCGCATCAAGCTACCGCGCGGTCCTGGAACACTTTACACCTTCGATACTTTTAGGGCTGACTGCGACACCCGAGCGGCATGACGGTGGCGATATTCTGTGCGATTTTGGGGGTGTCATAGCGGCTGAACTGCGGTTGCCGGAAGCGATCAACCGTCGCTATCTTTGCCCTTTTCAGTACTTTGGAATTGATGACGATACCGACCTTCGCACGATTCCATGGAGCCGGGGGCGCTACGATGTGGCGCAGCTCACCAACCTGTACACCCACAATCACAGTCGTGTGAACAAAATACTGCGCAGTTTGCGAGAAATCGTCACAGACATAAAAAGTATGAAAGCCTTGGCCTTCTGTGTGAGCCGTGACCACGCAAACTTCATGGTTCAGCAGTGCCTGCTGAATGGCATAAAGGCTGATGTGCTGACCAGCGACAACAGCCATGAGCGGCAGCAAAAGCAGCAAGCCATCCGTTCAGGGCAGATCAACGTGTTGTGTGTGGTCGATATCTTCAACGAAGGTATCGACATTCCGGAAGTGGACACCCTGTTATTTCTGCGCCCAACGGAAAGTTTGACCATTTTCTTGCAGCAGCTTGGCCGCGGTCTTCGCCTTTCTGAGGGCAAAGAGTGCTGTACGGTTCTGGATTTCGTGGGTAACTCCCGGCCTGAGTATGATTTTGCTAATAAATTCAGGGCGCTGGTGGGTAAGTCTGAGCGTTCGATCACTGAGGAATTGAAACAAGGTTTTCCTCATGCGCCATTGGGTTGTCGGATTGAGCTGACTAAGAAGACACAAGAAATGGTGCTAAGCAACATACGCCAAGCCACTCTGACCATGAAATGTTTGGTGTCTCTGATTCGCCAGTTCCCCCAGCACTCAACTCAGAGACTAACCCTGAAGAATTTTATAACGCACCATCCTCACATCGATCTGAATGAGCTGTACAAGCGCGGCAGCTGGTCCGAGCTGGTTAGCAAAGCCGAAGGCGGGGAGGTTGCTGATGACTTGCCGTTCAAACTGGCGAAAAAAGGGATCTATAGCCGAATTTTGACGTGCGACGATCATCAGTACCTGCTGTTCCTGAAAACGTTGTGTCGGGCTGGCTTTAGCTGGGACGAGGTCGATCGTCGTCGAGTGCTCATGTGCCATTATGATTTCTGGCAAAAAACTGGGCCAGACCTGGAGTTTGAGTCGCTGGTACAGAGCCTTGTTGAACTCGGTAAGTTGGGGCTAGATCGGGAGCTGGTTGACGTTCTCGATTGGAAATTGGCGCAGACGAAGCATGAGCAATCGGCCATGCCTGACTTGCCGGAAGTGCCACTGTGTTTACACGCACGCTATTCACGGGAGCAAATTCTGGTTGGGTTTGGTGCGACAACATTCGAGAAACAGCCGCCGTCCAGAGAGGGCGTTTTCGTGATTCAAGACCAGAATATCGAGCTTTTATTTGTCACATTAGATAAAAACGAAAAACAATTTTCCCCGACCACCATGTATCACGACTACGCCATCAATGAGCGGCTATTTCACTGGCAGTCACAAAACAGCGCGCGGCCAGACCGAGGGCGAGGGCGGGACTATATTCACCACAGCAACATCGACAAGCGGCTCTTTCTGTTTGTGAGAGAACAGGCGAAAGATGAATACGGTCGCACGATGGGTTTTGTGAATTACGGTGAGCTTGGTTACGTATCCCACACCGGCTCACAGCCCATGAGTATCACTTGGAAACTGCGCACGCCGATGCCAAACTTCATGTGGCAACAGGCGGCAAAGCTGGCGGTGGCATGA